A window from Desulfobulbaceae bacterium encodes these proteins:
- a CDS encoding DUF4065 domain-containing protein codes for MITFSREKLINAILYFAKNTNYCGKTKLMKLLYFLDFIHFRQTGKSVTEMDYYAWDFGPVPVKVWGELTSGMQADMNAAISISTKKDFQHILAKQKFSDEFFSPRELRILEQVAFIYCDSPTNEMVELTHLENTPWAKTLAEKGVREKIDYFLAIDSKDGSLSLEEASYRVSEREEMKAIFGTT; via the coding sequence ATGATTACCTTCTCCCGCGAAAAATTAATCAACGCTATTTTGTATTTTGCCAAAAATACCAACTATTGCGGCAAGACAAAGCTTATGAAGTTGTTGTATTTTTTGGACTTCATTCATTTTAGGCAAACCGGTAAGTCTGTTACTGAAATGGATTATTATGCCTGGGATTTTGGGCCAGTTCCAGTGAAGGTTTGGGGAGAATTAACATCGGGTATGCAAGCTGACATGAACGCGGCAATCTCGATTTCCACAAAAAAAGATTTCCAACATATCCTAGCAAAACAAAAATTTAGTGATGAGTTCTTTTCTCCTCGTGAATTAAGGATTCTTGAGCAAGTTGCATTCATTTACTGCGACTCGCCAACCAATGAAATGGTTGAATTAACCCATTTAGAGAATACCCCTTGGGCAAAAACGCTTGCAGAAAAAGGGGTACGTGAAAAGATAGATTATTTCCTCGCCATTGACTCTAAGGATGGAAGTCTCTCGCTAGAAGAAGCGTCATATAGAGTGAGCGAACGAGAGGAAATGAAAGCTA